The Candidatus Aminicenantes bacterium region CAGATCGGCGCCAAGGACCTGCTGGAAATATCGGTCTTCGAGGTGCCCGAGCTGAACATCACCGTGCGCGTTTCAGAGAACGGCATGGTCACCCTGCCCCTGCTGGGGGAGATCAAAGCCGAGGGCATGAACCGCGCCGAACTGGAAAAGCAGATCGCGGCCAGGCTGGAAAAGAACTATTTGAAGAATGCCCAGGTGACCATCTTCATCAAGGAGTTCCAGAGCAAGAAGATATCGGTGATGGGTGCGGTCAAGGAGCCCGGCATGCACGACCTGATCGGTCGCCAGAGCCTGCTGCAGGTCATTTCCATGGCCGGCGGCTTGACCGACCAAGCCAGCGACACGGTAAGCATTTTCCGCCAGTTCAGGAACGCGCCCAGCCAGTCGTTGCTCATCAAGCTCGATGACATCCTGATCAAGGCCAACCCCAAATTCAATATTCCCATTTTTCCGGGCGATATCATCAATGTCCCGGGCAATCAGTACCTCGATATTTACGTGTTCGGACAGGTGAAGAATCCCGGCGCCGTGCGCATGAAAAAGGGCTCCGACGAGGTGACCCTGTTGCGCGCCATCGCCCAGGCCGGCGGCTTCAGCGACCGCGCCCGCCGCGGCAAGGTGATGATCACGCGCACGGAAAACGGCGTGGAGAAAAAAATAAACGTCGACGTCAAGGAGATACTTGGCGGCGGCCGCAAGGATTTCGTACTGCAAGCCTTTGACGTGATATTCGTTCCCGAAAGCATCTTGTAGGAGGATTGAGATAAACATGGCCAGCCAGATGGATAACCAGGACTTGTTATTGGAAGAAGGTACCCAGTTCACCGAGATCTGGGAGCTGATCAAGAAAAGGCGTATGATCGTCTACTATTTCGCCGGTTTTGTCCTGCTGGCGGTGATCGAAAAAGAGGGCCGCAACCAAATGGACTTGCTAAACCAGTATTATTCTTTTGAAAACGACTGGATGAACGAATACCTCAACACCCAGCAGCGGGTGCTGACCAGCCGTTCACTGGCCAAGAAGGTCATTGTCGAGCTGGAGCGCCTGCCCGGTGCGGAAGTCATGAAGCCAACGGCCAAAACGGGTACACTACAAAAAATCCTGACCGGCGAGCAAAAGGATATTGACCCGGAACAGCAGATGGCCGGGGCGATTTCCGGTTTCCTGGGCGGTTTGGGTGTGAGCAATATCAAGGACACGCGCCTGGTCGAGGTCACCTATGTTTCGGCCGATGCCAAAATGGCCGCCCGCGCCATCAATACCCTTTTTGACAAGTTCATCGAGTTCAACCTCGAAATGAAAGCCGAGTCAACCAAGCAGGCTTCCGAATTTCTCACCGCCCAGATCGAGGAGATGCGCCGTAGCCTGGCCCAGAAAGAACAGGAGCTGCAGGAATACGGCAAGCGCAAAGAGTTATACTATTTGCGCGGCGAGGACAGCACCGTGGTGCAGAAACTCTCCGACATCAACGGTGCCTACACCGCCGCCCAGATCGAGCGCGTCAACCGCGAGGCTACCTATCGCGAACTCAAGGGGACGGCCATTGACAACTATTCCGACGTGCGCAGCAGCGCGTTGATCACCGGTCTGAAACAGGAGTATTCGGCCAAGGAATCGGAATACAAGCGCAAGTCGCAGATCTTCCAGGACTCCTACCCCGAGATGCAGCGCTTGAAGTCGCAGCTGGAAGGGCTGCAGAAGCGCATCAACGAGGAGACCGTCGATGTCGCCCGCAAGG contains the following coding sequences:
- a CDS encoding polysaccharide export protein encodes the protein MIFCFFLLLSLPISLSLLSIDLNAQTRTGSGQSYEYQIGAKDLLEISVFEVPELNITVRVSENGMVTLPLLGEIKAEGMNRAELEKQIAARLEKNYLKNAQVTIFIKEFQSKKISVMGAVKEPGMHDLIGRQSLLQVISMAGGLTDQASDTVSIFRQFRNAPSQSLLIKLDDILIKANPKFNIPIFPGDIINVPGNQYLDIYVFGQVKNPGAVRMKKGSDEVTLLRAIAQAGGFSDRARRGKVMITRTENGVEKKINVDVKEILGGGRKDFVLQAFDVIFVPESIL